A single region of the Drosophila miranda strain MSH22 chromosome 2, D.miranda_PacBio2.1, whole genome shotgun sequence genome encodes:
- the LOC108155437 gene encoding ubiquitin carboxyl-terminal hydrolase 12A — protein sequence MGANVSQLEREIGSDLFPANEHYFGLVNFGNTCYSNSVLQALYFCKPFREKVLEYKAKNKRPKETLLSCLADLFYSIATQKKKVGSIAPKKFITRLRKEKEEFDNYMQQDAHEFLNFLINHINEIILAERNAGPSHGNGNGNGKSSGGGASTSQMATSTASKSSSTSNSNSNSNSTSNSTTTNGNSSNSTGSLNAAAAATTSVLDASGGLTATTTPLVQTNGANSEPTWVHEIFQGILTSETRCLNCETVSSKDENFFDLQVDVDQNTSITHCLRCFSNTETLCSDNKFKCDNCCSYQEAQKRMRVKKLPMILALHLKRFKYMEQFNRHIKVSHRVVFPLELRLFNTSDDAVNPDRLYDLTAVVIHCGSGPNRGHYISIVKSHGLWLLFDDDMVDKIEASTIEDFYGLTSDIHKSSETGYILFYQSRDCA from the coding sequence ATGGGCGCCAACGTCTCGCAGCTGGAGCGGGAGATCGGCTCGGATCTGTTTCCGGCCAATGAGCACTACTTCGGGCTGGTGAACTTCGGTAACACCTGCTACAGCAACTCGGTGCTGCAGGCCCTGTACTTTTGCAAGCCCTTCCGCGAGAAGGTGCTCGAGTACAAGGCGAAGAACAAGCGGCCCAAGGAGACGCTACTCTCCTGCCTAGCGGATCTCTTCTACAGCATTGCCACGCAGAAGAAGAAGGTCGGCTCCATTGCCCCCAAAAAGTTCATCACGCGTCTGcgcaaggagaaggaggagttCGACAACTATATGCAGCAGGATGCCCACGAGTTTCTCAACTTTCTGATCAATCACATCAACGAGATCATCCTGGCCGAACGGAACGCCGGACCCTCGcatggcaatggcaacggcAATGGAAAGTCGAGCGGTGGCGGAGCCAGCACCTCTCAAATGGCCACCAGCACGGCCAGCAAATCGAGCTCCACGTCCAACTCGAACTCGAACTCCAATTCGACCTCCAATTCGACGACGACCAATGGGAACAGCAGCAACTCCACGGGCTCCCTgaatgccgccgccgccgccaccacgAGTGTCCTGGATGCCAGCGGCGGTCTGACGGCCACGACCACGCCTCTGGTGCAGACGAACGGCGCCAATTCGGAGCCCACCTGGGTGCACGAGATATTTCAGGGCATTCTGACGTCCGAGACGCGTTGCCTCAACTGCGAGACGGTGAGCAGCAAGGACGAGAACTTCTTTGATCTCCAAGTGGACGTCGATCAGAACACATCGATCACGCACTGTCTGCGGTGCTTCAGCAACACGGAGACCCTCTGTTCGGACAACAAATTCAAGTGCGACAACTGCTGCAGCTACCAGGAGGCCCAGAAGCGGATGCGCGTCAAGAAGCTGCCCATGATACTGGCCCTGCACCTGAAGCGATTCAAGTACATGGAGCAATTCAATCGCCACATCAAGGTCTCGCATCGTGTTGTCTTTCCGCTCGAATTGCGGCTGTTCAACACCTCCGACGATGCCGTCAATCCGGATCGACTGTACGATCTAACGGCCGTGGTCATACACTGCGGCTCGGGCCCAAATCGTGGGCACTACATCAGCATCGTGAAGAGTCACGGCCTCTGGCTGCTGTTCGACGATGATATGGTCGATAAGATTGAGGCCTCCACCATCGAGGACTTTTATGGCCTCACCTCGGACATACACAAGTCCTCGGAGACGGGCTATATATTATTCTATCAGTCAAGGGATTGCGCCTAG
- the LOC108155438 gene encoding myosin tail region-interacting protein MTI1-like, which produces MQPSMVFLLLGGVTIASSCAIPNADQTKNFNGNQQQTKLPEVSIDHPNPESKSQLNAEQDIELFRMVTQSTTNPREDLGSVPLPTRFTISNNEKKTSNENNGEKRIPEVSTEITIPEPKSQLNSEEDIKLFRMVPQRTTIPMEDLVSEKIVPLPTRSPTPQSSTTLNGEQKKTSKGKNEEKEIPEVATEITIPEPKTQLNAEEDIELFRMVPQRTTIPIEDLASEKIVPLPTRSPTPQTSTTLNGEQKKTSSEEKKIPEVATSEPKTQLNAEEDIELFRSTTIPKVEKIVPLPTRSPTPGTTMITSTIANTSHGENQGTQTTEVMPIYIMPLPMPGNVSVECEVQPYSFGPRLSAQLLKILTRLG; this is translated from the exons ATGCAGCCGTCT ATGGTATTTTTGCTACTTGGTGGGGTCACCATCGCCAGTTCGTGTGCCATCCCAAATGCTGATCAAACAAAGAACTTCAACGGAAACCAACAGCAGACAAAGTTACCAGAGGTCTCTATAGATCATCCGAATCCGGAATCGAAGTCCCAGTTGAATGCAGAGCAAGATATCGAACTCTTTCGAATGGTAACACAAAGTACCACGAATCCTAGAGAAGATCTTGGCTCTGTACCTTTGCCCACGCGTTTCACCATTTCAAATAATGAAAAGAAGACTTCTAATGAAAATAATGGTGAGAAAAGGATACCAGAAGTCTCTACAGAGATTACAATACCGGAACCTAAGTCCCAGTTGAATTCAGAGGAGGATATCAAACTCTTTCGAATGGTACCACAGCGTACAACCATTCCTATGGAAGACCTTGTCTCTGAAAAGATTGTGCCTTTGCCCACCCGTTCTCCAACGCCTCAAAGTTCTACCACTCTAAATGGTGAACAAAAGAAGACTTCCAAGGGAAAAAATGAGGAGAAAGAGATACCAGAAGTCGCTACAGAGATTACAATACCGGAACCTAAGACCCAGTTGAATGCAGAGGAAGACATCGAACTCTTTCGAATGGTACCACAGCGTACAACCATTCCTATAGAAGACCTTGCCTCTGAAAAGATTGTGCCTTTGCCCACCCGTTCTCCAACGCCTCAAACTTCTACCACTCTAAATGGTGAACAAAAGAAGACTTCTTCTGAGGAGAAAAAGATACCAGAAGTCGCTACATCGGAACCTAAGACACAGTTGAATGCAGAGGAAGATATCGAACTCTTTCGAAGCACCACGATTCCTAAAGTAGAAAAGATTGTACCTTTACCCACTCGTTCACCCACTCCTGGGACTACGATGATCACCTCCACCATCGCAAACACTTCTCACGGAGAGAATCAAGGGACACAGACCACAGAAGTTATGCCAATATATATTATGCCTTTACCAATGCCTGGCAATGTTTCGGTCGAGTGTGAGGTCCAGCCATATAGTTTTGGACCTCGTTTGAGTGCACAACTTTTGAAAATACTCACAAGATTGGGCTAA
- the LOC108155439 gene encoding uncharacterized protein LOC108155439, with product MIRTTACLCVSLLLICLSIERNDGATKVLYEFHIRESTGNREEKGELKGNSTSGENESRAEPELIITGKRTSSLILPGCDPTTGDYVYKEDATYVADNSGYHVKYNFSIEPLELGTRLNAKTLKVSVG from the exons ATGATCAGAACCACTGCA TGTCTGTGCGTGTCATTGTTATTGATCTGTCTGTCTATCGAAAGGAATGATGGCGCCACAAAAGTGCTCTACGAATTTCA CATTCGTGAGAGCACAGGCAATCGGGAGGAAAAGGGCGAGCTCAAAGGTAACTCAACTTCCGGTGAAAATGAATCCCGAGCGGAACCCGAACTGATCATCACAGGTAAACGCACTTCCTCTCTGATTCTGCCCGGCTGTGATCCCACCACTGGGGACTATGTCTACAAGGAGGATGCCACCTATGTGGCGGATAACAGCGGCTACCATGTCAAGTACAATTTCAGCATAGAACCCCTCGAGCTGGGCACACGTCTCAATGCGAAAACACTCAAAGTATCCGTCGGTTAG
- the LOC108155436 gene encoding phosphate-regulating neutral endopeptidase PHEX — MEYSGMRLMVPLLLLAAFSVAGAAVTHPFATNYTNDILRLAKAAHIKAYMAEDPDRACDNFYDFACGNWPRLHPARIHNHKTNYLEELQELYIRKSADMLKSSARSADSSADRILKNFFNSCCLQANDTRSALTAVLLEATDFRGGWPEIRVPSWYQYEYDWLKVVATLKRQLGVDIFIGLDVIVDYKEEHMHRIKLGAPALPLGQRRHYLDGRYQGTRDLYRRSIQQKLMLYFPEQSKQWLKEVSEQVLGIEEQLAQGLPHNAALTLEQTTRQRTAADMKSAYGSYVDISRYLQLIFSDTLYVDIYETPEDYLSNLVDVIRGTPKLHLANYTIWRTLDTLDAARIPQSVQPDMWCIKLTQRHFPQQLESLFHRNYNNMQMINELQSTWTDIKRVFREDLQASERLHWLSQETRQKAISKLESLQLQFRSHDDQQLIRKLHGLQLQAKQFYPNLLAVLQWETQRRLAKLMQDPVAEDRVLHKLPHYELKSNKIQVPITFLQARFFWDPAYPNALKYGTLGVLLARQMLHGFDGEGRRYDAHGYQNNWWDYTSESSYARRSQCFQEQYAIFVQYREKPVQDKQLLRRIVADNGALDIAYRAYTKWLKNSADTMASYQRERLPLLAFSNLQLFYLAYAQLYCSDYPETLERYEELPEQLRINAALSNSQQFRNAYSCPSGSALNARFKCTLY, encoded by the coding sequence ATGGAATACTCTGGAATGAGGCTGATGGtgcctttgctgctgctggcagcCTTCTCTGTGGCTGGGGCTGCAGTGACGCATCCTTTTGCCACCAACTACACGAATGACATCCTGCGCCTGGCCAAGGCGGCCCACATCAAGGCCTACATGGCCGAAGATCCGGACAGGGCGTGCGATAACTTTTACGACTTTGCCTGCGGCAATTGGCCGCGTCTGCATCCGGCCAGGATCCACAACCACAAGACCAACTATCTGGAGGAGCTGCAGGAGCTGTACATCCGCAAGAGCGCCGATATGCTCAAGAGTTCGGCGCGCAGTGCCGACAGTAGTGCCGATCGCATCCTCAAGAACTTCTTCAACTCGTGCTGCCTGCAGGCGAACGACACACGGTCCGCCCTGACGGCCGTCCTGCTCGAGGCGACGGACTTCCGCGGCGGCTGGCCCGAGATTCGAGTGCCCTCGTGGTACCAGTACGAGTACGACTGGCTGAAGGTGGTGGCCACCCTGAAGCGGCAGCTGGGCGTGGACATATTCATCGGCCTGGACGTGATAGTCGACTACAAGGAGGAGCATATGCATCGCATAAAGCTCGGTGCCCCCGCGTTGCCGCTGGGGCAGCGTCGCCACTATCTGGACGGGCGCTACCAGGGCACACGCGACCTGTACAGACGTTCGATTCAGCAAAAACTGATGCTCTACTTTCCCGAACAGTCAAAGCAATGGCTGAAGGAGGTCTCGGAGCAGGTGCTCGGCATTGAGGAGCAGCTGGCCCAGGGCTTGCCCCACAATGCGGCGCTCACGCTCGAGCAGACGACGCGCCAGCGTACGGCGGCCGACATGAAGTCCGCCTACGGTAGCTATGTGGACATAAGCCGCTACCTGCAGCTGATCTTCAGCGACACTCTGTACGTGGACATCTACGAGACGCCCGAGGACTATCTGTCCAATCTGGTGGACGTGATCCGCGGCACGCCCAAGCTGCATCTGGCCAACTACACGATCTGGCGGACACTGGACACGCTGGATGCGGCAAGGATACCGCAATCCGTGCAGCCCGATATGTGGTGCATCAAGCTCACGCAACGGCACTTCCCCCAGCAGCTGGAGAGCCTGTTCCACAGGAACTACAACAACATGCAGATGATCAACGAACTTCAGTCGACGTGGACGGACATCAAGCGGGTCTTTCGCGAGGATCTGCAGGCTTCGGAGAGGCTGCACTGGCTCTCGCAGGAGACGCGCCAGAAGGCAATCTCGAAGCTGGAGTCGCTGCAGCTGCAGTTTCGATCGCATGACGATCAACAGCTGATCCGCAAGCTGCACGGCCTCCAGCTGCAGGCCAAACAGTTCTATCCGAATCTCCTGGCCGTGCTGCAGTGGGAGACACAGCGGCGGCTGGCCAAACTGATGCAGGATCCTGTCGCCGAGGATCGGGTACTGCACAAGCTGCCGCACTACGAACTGAAGAGCAACAAGATCCAGGTGCCCATCACCTTTCTGCAGGCACGCTTCTTCTGGGATCCGGCCTATCCGAATGCCCTGAAGTACGGCACACTGGGCGTGCTCCTGGCCCGCCAAATGCTGCACGGTTTCGACGGTGAGGGCCGGCGCTACGATGCCCATGGCTATCAGAACAACTGGTGGGATTACACGTCCGAGAGCTCGTATGCGCGTCGGAGTCAGTGCTTCCAGGAGCAGTACGCCATCTTTGTGCAGTACCGGGAGAAACCGGTGCAGGATAAGCAGCTTCTGCGTCGCATTGTGGCCGACAATGGGGCTTTGGACATTGCTTATCGGGCGTACACCAAGTGGCTAAAGAACTCCGCGGATACCATGGCCAGCTATCAGCGGGAGCGCCTTCCCCTGCTGGCCTTCTCGAACCTGCAGTTGTTTTACCTGGCCTATGCGCAGCTCTACTGCTCGGACTATCCGGAGACCCTGGAGCGGTACGAGGAGCTGCCCGAACAGCTGCGCATCAATGCGGCACTGTCCAATTCGCAGCAGTTCAGGAATGCCTACAGCTGCCCCAGCGGTTCCGCGCTGAATGCTCGCTTCAAGTGTACCCTTTACTAG
- the LOC108155435 gene encoding neprilysin-1 — MSMFLLGLLLFLLLQRCSAAATDAAATPSGSSFQRIYQTEQTLRNAKGKEMFGYLNLSADPCTDFYEYACGRWQAAATPQLQLEQRTDGDLLRLLEESAHREDSGVARQAKEFFKSCLVAQTQTQQSQQQFLSEFIQQNGGFPAVPGSNWEVHHHDYDWLRVLGELRHRFGLDILIGLRIGYNYANVHENSLYLSEPSTVIPRALCTHNRLDIRDMAYEPLERRVASELKAWLALDNEAAARLAADIVSFEHELCGGMLQDSEASWDAERQLYAGNCTRKTLADFSKIYGLNLESYVTASYGQVIFKPVYMAAPKYYRQLQRTVAAHNASQVANYIMYRAVSALTFPLEDRPHLRRNECLGRIKRHLPTALGELYARQFASEDARKDLEALYGQLQDSLKQSLSADWLEEGSRRVALRKLVDLKLHLPHYERPLAYKLQLERNNYWSNLRQLLGAVEAQQMGRLFEEELPAPSDPVEAYEARVRYRPVQRQIDMGLALLQAPFYDTHYGQSLRYATLGVAVARQMAAAFDDPHWSLDLLERDSWDGLTAWRYHDRSECFSRQVEEYLHANASATRRLIADSAALNVAFGAYLTWLGFQEPNNDFNRLAKETLPGLNYSNTALFFVAYAQQHCSREETRRWSSSQKMPPYSALQDHSWPRMAVNGPLRNLEEFAREFHCPMGSAMNPATKCQIY; from the coding sequence ATGTCGATGTTTCTTCTTGGACTCCTGCTCTTCCTCCTGCTACAAAGGTGCTCCGCGGCGGCCACCGATGCAGCAGCCACACCGAGCGGCAGCAGCTTCCAGCGCATCTACCAAACCGAGCAGACCCTCCGCAATGCCAAGGGCAAGGAGATGTTTGGCTATCTGAATCTCAGTGCCGATCCCTGTACGGATTTCTACGAGTATGCCTGCGGACGCTGGCAGGCGGCAGCCACACCCCAGCTGCAGTTGGAGCAGCGCACTGACGGGGATCTACTGCGTTTGCTCGAGGAGAGCGCCCATCGGGAGGACAGCGGTGTGGCGCGGCAGGCCAAGGAGTTCTTCAAGTCCTGCCTGGtggcccagacccagacccagcagAGCCAGCAGCAGTTCCTCAGCGAGTTTATCCAACAGAATGGCGGCTTTCCCGCCGTGCCCGGCTCCAATTGGGAGGTGCATCATCACGACTACGACTGGCTAAGGGTCCTGGGGGAGCTGCGGCACCGCTTCGGCCTGGACATACTGATCGGCCTGAGGATCGGCTACAACTATGCCAATGTCCATGAGAACAGTCTATATTTGAGCGAGCCGAGCACCGTCATTCCCCGGGCGCTGTGCACCCACAACCGCCTGGATATACGCGACATGGCCTATGAGCCGCTGGAGCGGCGCGTGGCCTCCGAGCTGAAGGCCTGGCTGGCGCTCGACAATGAGGCAGCCGCCCGTCTGGCCGCCGATATCGTGAGCTTCGAGCACGAGCTGTGCGGCGGCATGCTGCAGGACTCTGAGGCGTCGTGGGATGCCGAACGGCAGCTATACGCCGGAAACTGCACCCGCAAGACCCTCGCCGACTTCTCCAAGATCTACGGCCTGAATCTGGAGTCGTATGTGACCGCCAGCTATGGGCAGGTGATCTTCAAGCCCGTCTACATGGCCGCGCCGAAGTACTACCGCCAGCTGCAGCGCACGGTGGCCGCCCACAACGCCAGCCAAGTGGCCAACTACATCATGTATCGGGCAGTGTCCGCTCTGACCTTTCCCCTGGAGGATCGGCCGCATTTGAGGCGCAACGAGTGCCTGGGGCGCATCAAGCGGCACTTGCCCACGGCCTTGGGGGAGCTGTATGCCCGGCAGTTTGCCAGCGAGGATGCCCGCAAGGACCTGGAGGCACTCTACGGCCAACTGCAGGACTCCCTGAAGCAGAGCCTGAGCGCCGACTGGCTCGAGGAGGGCAGTCGTCGGGTGGCACTGCGCAAGCTGGTGGATCTGAAGCTCCATTTGCCCCACTACGAGCGGCCGCTGGCCTACAAGCTGCAGCTGGAGCGGAACAACTACTGGTCGAATCTCCGGCAGCTGCTGGGCGCCGTGGAGGCGCAGCAAATGGGTCGCCTCTTCGAGGAGGAGCTGCCCGCGCCCAGTGATCCCGTGGAGGCGTACGAGGCACGGGTGCGGTACCGCCCCGTCCAGCGGCAGATCGACATGGGCCTGGCCCTGCTGCAGGCCCCCTTCTACGATACGCATTACGGCCAGTCGCTGCGCTACGCGACGCTGGGCGTGGCTGTGGCCCGCCAAATGGCCGCGGCCTTCGATGATCCACACTGGTCCCTGGACCTGCTGGAGCGCGACAGCTGGGACGGTCTGACGGCCTGGAGATATCACGATCGGAGCGAGTGCTTCAGCCGCCAAGTGGAGGAGTATCTGCACGCCAATGCCAGTGCCACGCGCCGGCTGATCGCCGACAGCGCCGCCCTCAATGTGGCCTTCGGGGCGTATCTCACGTGGCTGGGCTTCCAGGAGCCGAACAACGACTTCAATCGGCTCGCCAAGGAGACCCTGCCCGGCCTCAACTACTCCAATACGGCGCTCTTCTTTGTGGCCTACGCCCAGCAGCACTGCAGCCGCGAGGAGACGCGTCGTTGGTCGTCGTCCCAAAAGATGCCGCCGTACAGTGCCCTGCAGGATCACAGCTGGCCCCGAATGGCGGTCAATGGCCCGTTGAGGAATCTCGAGGAGTTTGCCAGGGAGTTTCATTGTCCCATGGGCTCGGCCATGAATCCGGCCACAAAGTGCCAAATCTACTAG
- the LOC108155434 gene encoding endothelin-converting enzyme homolog — MKASRAALWDVLILLLLLVHVDGVQRHNGMNRMPLQQQQQGPMYGGGQLQQIPPHPDSREEFKVRQLMGLEMQKYMNLSADPCVDFFEFACGHWGGYHKRQQRQGAAGAGAPLITAQQVVEAKIVDQLQQLLTAPLSPQHHPNQYSGATAANVRKVRSFYDSCVAVEANGGERRRFLMKILKDNGGLRNVANSNWQHSRHWLQTLAELRRNYGLDILLGLEIDLNLQQLGGNSIYLGEPRLTIIPEEHCNVVATRGAHVRDLVYEQIQQQVADNLRDWLALETGEAARIAGDIIRFEFELCKHMRGQQLQQQPAAQEEDLPPVALPFGARSRIGQDRLHRQKATGITLTDLTTEMGGFFDFKLYVEVILESLYTSVVYLRSPDYIKHLVRTARANNRYTIAAYIMYVALNELNQPPEEHPSRRARQCVQVMQRLFPQVLGEMYQRQVQRDDAKDDLQQVFSDLVKAFEQQLRVDWLDDNDRRAARARLAQYHTLLPDYQNLDLAELQFQKSDDYWHKLELALRFRARQQLNGLRGNDFGQEPEGGLVDGFEVRAALVARQQAVLVGWGLLQAPYYNYHYPRALKYAQLGQRLASALVQAFDDEGWNRHPQATSPWNELTMSGYRNVTECQRAQYSNYLYNQPAEFRNATRLREIMADSSGLNVAFNAYLAWLEQQDNKPRPLLYKETLPELNFTNTQLFFLYFAQTRCWARSNQEAVPFLESMPLMQHTAERWDVNGPLSNSVEFGREFGCALGTQMNSGDKCLVY; from the coding sequence ATGAAAGCTTCAAGAGCTGCTCTGTGGGATGTGCTAATCCTACTGCTGCTTCTCGTCCACGTAGACGGGGTCCAGCGGCACAACGGCATGAACCGCATgcctctgcagcagcagcagcagggcccCATGTACGGTGGAGGCCAGCTGCAGCAGATCCCTCCGCACCCCGACAGTCGCGAGGAGTTCAAAGTGCGCCAACTGATGGGCCTGGAGATGCAAAAGTACATGAATCTCAGTGCCGATCCGTGTGTGGATTTCTTCGAGTTTGCCTGCGGCCACTGGGGTGGCTACCACAAGCGCCAGCAGCGCCAGGGGGCAGCCGGGGCCGGTGCCCCACTCATCACCGCCCAGCAGGTGGTGGAGGCGAAGATTGTGGAtcagctgcagcagctcctGACGGCCCCACTGTCGCCGCAGCACCATCCGAACCAGTACAGTGGGGCGACGGCGGCCAATGTGCGGAAGGTGCGCTCCTTCTACGACTCCTGTGTGGCCGTGGAGGCGAATGGCGGCGAGCGACGCCGCTTCCTCATGAAGATCCTCAAGGACAACGGCGGACTGCGGAACGTGGCCAACTCCAATTGGCAGCACAGCCGCCACTGGCTGCAGACGCTCGCCGAGCTGCGCCGCAACTACGGCCTGGACATACTCCTGGGCCTTGAGATCGATCTCAATCTGCAGCAGTTGGGCGGCAACAGCATCTACCTGGGGGAGCCCCGGCTGACCATCATACCGGAGGAGCACTGCAATGTGGTCGCCACCAGGGGGGCCCATGTGCGCGATCTGGTCTACGAGCAGATCCAGCAGCAGGTGGCCGACAATCTGAGGGATTGGCTGGCCCTGGAGACGGGCGAGGCGGCCCGCATTGCCGGCGACATCATCCGCTTCGAGTTCGAGCTGTGCAAGCACATGCGGGGGCAGCAactccagcagcagccggcGGCCCAGGAGGAAGATCTGCCGCCTGTGGCCTTGCCCTTTGGGGCACGCTCGCGCATCGGACAGGATCGGTTGCACCGGCAGAAGGCCACTGGCATTACGCTCACGGATCTCACCACCGAAATGGGCGGCTTCTTCGACTTCAAGCTGTACGTGGAGGTGATCCTCGAGAGCCTGTACACGAGCGTCGTCTATCTGCGGTCGCCGGACTACATCAAGCATCTGGTGCGCACGGCCAGGGCCAACAATCGGTACACGATCGCCGCCTACATCATGTACGTGGCCCTGAACGAGCTCAACCAGCCGCCGGAGGAGCATCCCTCCCGGAGGGCCCGCCAGTGCGTGCAGGTGATGCAGCGCCTGTTCCCCCAGGTCCTCGGCGAGATGTACCAGCGCCAGGTGCAGCGCGACGATGCCAAGGACGACCTGCAGCAGGTGTTCAGTGATCTGGTGAAGGCcttcgagcagcagctgcgtGTCGACTGGCTGGACGACAACGATCGACGGGCGGCCAGGGCGCGTCTGGCCCAATATCACACGCTGCTGCCGGACTACCAGAATCTGGATCTCGCCGAGCTGCAGTTCCAAAAGTCCGACGACTACTGGCACAAGCTGGAGCTGGCCCTGCGCTTCAGGGCCCGCCAGCAGCTGAACGGCCTGCGTGGCAATGACTTTGGCCAGGAGCCCGAGGGCGGACTGGTGGATGGTTTCGAGGTGCGTGCCGCTCTCGTGGCCCGCCAGCAGGCGGTGCTCGTGGGTTGGGGTCTGCTGCAGGCGCCGTACTACAACTACCACTATCCGCGGGCCCTCAAGTATGCGCAGCTCGGCCAGCGGCTGGCCAGTGCCCTCGTCCAGGCCTTCGATGACGAGGGCTGGAATCGTCATCCGCAGGCCACATCCCCGTGGAACGAGCTGACAATGTCCGGCTATCGGAACGTCACCGAGTGCCAGCGGGCCCAGTACAGCAACTATCTGTACAATCAGCCCGCGGAGTTCCGCAATGCCACGCGCCTCAGGGAGATCATGGCCGACAGCAGCGGCCTGAATGTGGCCTTCAATGCGTACCTGGCCTGGCTGGAGCAGCAGGACAACAAGCCACGTCCGCTGCTCTACAAGGAGACCCTCCCGGAGCTGAACTTCACCAACACGCAGCTGTTTTTCCTGTACTTTGCCCAGACCCGCTGCTGGGCGAGATCCAACCAGGAGGCCGTGCCCTTCCTCGAGTCCATGCCGCTGATGCAGCACACTGCCGAGCGCTGGGATGTCAATGGGCCGCTGAGCAATTCCGTGGAGTTTGGACGCGAGTTTGGGTGCGCCCTGGGCACCCAGATGAACAGCGGCGACAAGTGTTTGGTTTACTGA
- the LOC108156657 gene encoding O-glucosyltransferase rumi, translated as MLINAVLIILLVGLNGKASGQNQGLCSPDENASCADSSDTQDEFSFNILRKIKKALASYQPCSSDDNDANCSCHAAVIKSDLAPYEATGVSRQMIESSARYGTRYKIYEKRLYRDENCMFPARCQGIEHFLLPLVATLPDMDLVINTRDYPQINMAWGNGAQGPILSFSKTKDHRDIMYPAWTFWAGGPATKLHPRGIGRWDLMREKLEKRAAAIPWSQKRELGFFRGSRTSDERDSLILLSRRNPELVEAQYTKNQGWKSPKDTLDAPPADEVSFEDHCKYKYLFNFRGVAASFRLKHLFLCQSLVFHVGDEWQEFFYDQLKPWVHYVPLKNYPSQQEYEELLTFFRKNDALAQEIAQRGRDFIWQHLRMKDIKCYWRRLLKSYVKLLTYEVRPEDQLIHIQPAKDEL; from the exons ATGCTCATAAATGCTGTATTAATTATATTGTTAGTGGGCTTGAACGGAAAAGCCAGTGGGCAAAATCAAGGACTATGCAGCCCAGATGAAAATGCATCCTGCGCCGACAGCAGTGATACTCAGGATGAAT TTAGCTTCAACATTCTACGAAAGATAAAGAAGGCCCTGGCCAGCTATCAGCCGTGCAGCAGCGATGACAATGATGCCAACTGCTCTTGCCACGCGGCGGTTATCAAGAGCGACCTGGCTCCCTACGAGGCAACAGGTGTCAGCCGCCAGATGATCGAGAGCTCCGCCCGGTACGGCACACGATACAAAATATACGAGAAGCGGCTGTACCGCGATGAGAACTGCATGTTCCCAGCTCGTTGCCAAGGCATTGAACACTTTTTGTTGCCGCTGGTGGCCACGCTGCCCGACATGGATCTGGTGATCAATACGCGCGACTATCCCCAGATAAATATGGCCTGGGGCAATGGCGCACAGGGACCAATTCTCTCCTTCTCCAAGACGAAGGACCATCGTGACATCATGTATCCCGCGTGGACCTTTTGGGCAGGCGGCCCGGCCACCAAACTCCATCCCCGCGGCATTGGGCGGTGGGATCTGATGCGGGAAAAGCTGGAGAAACGGGCGGCAGCCATACCCTGGTCGCAGAAGCGCGAGCTTGGCTTTTTTCGCGGTTCCCGCACTTCAGACGAGCGTGACTCGTTGATCCTGCTGTCGCGACGGAATCCCGAGCTGGTGGAAGCGCAGTACACAAAGAATCAGGGCTGGAAATCGCCCAAGGACACGCTGGATGCCCCGCCTGCCGACGAAGTGTCCTTCGAGGATCACTGCAAGTACAAGTATCTCTTCAATTTCCGTGGCGTGGCGGCCAGCTTTCGGCTGAAACACTTGTTCCTTTGCCAGTCGCTGGTCTTCCACGTGGGCGACGAATGGCAGGAGTTCTTCTATGACCAGCTCAAGCCCTGGGTGCACTATGTGCCCCTCAAGAATTACCCCAGCCAGCAGGAGTACGAGGAACTGCTCACGTTCTTCAGGAAAAACGATGCACTGGCCCAGGAGATAGCACAACGTGGCCGCGACTTTATCTGGCAGCATCTGCGCATGAAGGACATCAAGTGCTACTGGCGAAGGCTGCTCAAGAGCTACGTGAAGCTTCTCACCTACGAAGTGCGGCCAGAGGATCAGCTTATACACATTCAACCAGCCAAGGACGAGCTGTAG